The sequence CAAGCTctgtttattctttttttttttcttttcttttctttttcttgtgttttttttttgtttttttttgttttttttttgtttttttgttttttttttttaagaaagccGCATTGTAATCAGGGTGGCCTTTTAAAGGGCAAAATCACAGTATACTTTCAATAAGGATTAGTCGGCTTAATGAATGGATCAGCGAGCTTACATTTAACGTTTTAATAAAATGAGCCGTTGATGGACCTCTGTCTACTTGCTCGAAATAATCTTCACATTGCAAGGAGTCCTGATCAGCATAGCAGCTAACAAACACTTATGGTATTTAATCGAAACCACATTTTGCGTTGTTGCCTGATATAGTTTCAATGTATGTAAAAATGATGCTTCTGAAAAAGATGAAACAAATTCGATATCCTGATAAGATGGAATAACGACTTACTGACACCGCGGAAAAGGTTCAATTTTCACCTAAGTCAACAGGGGTAACAGAGCCGACAAACCGTGTTATCAAGATTTACAGATAACATTTTCGaagatttaaaaagaaaaacacagtaCAAAGACGATAAAAAGACAGCAGGGAactataaaaagaaaaactcctGAATAAACATTCTGGTTCGAAGAAGAGTAATTTGACGTGTGAACATGTCAAGGAAAACAAACGAAAATAACTCTTCGTGTCGCAAACAAAGTGACGAACTTACTCATAAATCAAGTGAAACGAGACTCGTCGACTTCAATGTTCTCACCTTCCTATGTGTTATAAGGACGCTGTTTTCCATTATCATTTTACGCGCACCTAATCGCCttagaaataaagaaattaaaactcGACATACTACTAAATAgatctaaaaaaataaaaaaaagattgcCTTGGCTTCGTTAAGGGATACTTAATCCAAAATCTCCTGTTTCTCTTTCATCGACGCCATTGGATCCTTTTCATTGCAAATTTTAATTTACTTTACTTTCAGGCTGAGGTACTTATTAATTTTCAAGCTTATTGAATCAATTTAAATTGGAGTTAAGCTGTTATCATGAGGACGCGTCTTACCTTCTTCTCCTGCAACTAGATTTGACTTCATCCCCTGACACTTCGACACTGACATAAGTCTGCAAAGAAAGGTTCGTTTTAATATATGCATCTAGTTATCAGTTCCAGGGTTGACGATTCTCCTTTTGCTAACACAAAGCGGCGCAATTACTGCTGACGGATAGTCTACTGTGCATTTGCTAAGGGAATATGCCACTTCTAAGCTCCGAGACGACACAGTATGGTTATGAAAATGCATAGTTTGACCTTAAAACTACTTAAAACCCTtgactaattttttttgtttccaaatgAGTAACTCTTACGTAAATCAAGCAGTAAGACTTTGTGTCAAATCTATTCCTAAGTATGGTATACTCAGTGAATACATTGCTTCACTTACGCTAGGGCTGCACAAAGATACGCAAACGTGGCTGACTTGTTCATGGCTGATGTACGGATGCTCTGACGAAAACGTATATCGCATGTGCACTCCGGATTTAAGTGAACCAGGTTATGGCTTGAGAATTTCATAAATCATCCATGGAGACATTTGGCATTCCTTGGGATGGTTGCATTTCCAGCCAATCATTAGAGACCATTGAAGCAAATATTCTTCCTTTTAAAACGATcagtaaaacaaaaaagcaataaataatGGCAAACGAACAACAGAATATAATGGGATAATCAATTGTAGCTATTAAGACAGATTATGATAGTACAGCAGTTGCCAATTTTCACAGGATAAACTTTGAGCGGCTAATCTCTCTCTTTCATGCACATTCTTGAATTTTGAAGATGCGGTTATCCTTTCCACACGACGCACCTTTGACGACCCGCTTGGTAAAAAGAAAGTGTCTCCAATTTCCAACTGCACGTATACTTTGAGTTTTAAAACAAGCGTCAGAAGGGCTAAATTTAGCTCATTTTAAATTGTCAGACAGTCAAGCAAAACCCCAAAAAGGAAACTCAATATTCTGATCTTGGCCTTAAGCATCGTAGAGTGACTGACAGTCATTCATCAAAATTAACACTATCGGGAAAACTAGAAACGCCAATAACCACATCTCGTTATCGCTAGCGGCACGCTTAAAAAAAACTGGTAATATGTCAAATACCTTatcattttattacattttcGGTTCCCCTCACCCGTTTGTTTCCCTAATTAAACGATTCTTCCCGTTTTTGCCTACTGGTACGTTTGTCGCAAAGCTCACACCCTGTTAGGCGAATGGAAGCTCTATAACCTAAACCCcttcaatctttttttctttctactcCTACTTAAAAAAAACACACTCTTAATTAATACTTTCCCACCAAATTTGTCTCATACCCTTCTTGGTCTGAGAATCCACATGTATACATGCAACTGATTTTGATGAAACATACAATAAATTTGTTAAATTCTTTCGGTCGTGCACAGTCAAATAAGCCAAACAACTTCGTGTTTTCTCAACGGTCTGATAATAAAGGGGATTAAATTTTCGACACCAagtctgcatgcatgcatggCGTCAGCCATTTCTACTTTAAAAACACAAATCATAAATCATGCATATAGCCGTAAACAACACATAATTTTCTACGCCGTGATCAACTTCAATAAAGACACTTTCATCTTTCCAATCCAATTGCAAAATTCAGACTGAGTAAATAATCAATGCAAAgcgaaaagcaaaaccaattgcCGCGAGAAAATAAAGATGGACTATAAGTCAATACTCTATAAAAACTTTTACTTCATTAAGATGAGTTATCGGCAAGGCTGTTTTCTTTGGTCGAAGTTGCTCAGCCATGAAAACGGCGGATACTGCGGTGTTGTGGACGAGAATTGATAGCTTAATTGAACCTTCACCTTTTCCTTTAAAATGCTTCAAGCAGCATTCGTATATGATAAATTTAGCACGTCTTTACTTCTGTTTTCATAGCGCTTTTACTCGGATAACAATCCTATTCCCCGTGCGCAATTTTGCATCACGTGTTCAGAGTGGCGGGGAGTATGAAATAAGCTTTTGAAGACGTACGAGTTCAGTTAAACACCTTTCTTTGCCTATTTTGTCAAAAAGAGCAGTCATTACGCGCAGTTTGCGGACATACCACGTGTATAGGAAAAAAGTACCTCTCAAAAGAAATCGTTTATACGAACAAACGGTAATTAATAATCATCTAATGATTTCTCCTAATCAATAAATCGCCATATGCTTCCGATCATCGATAAAGCATTGCGGCTTTCTtcaagtaaaaccaaaaccacatTTCCAGTATTCAACTTGCGTGCgctatgaaatatttcaaattgaaaCATCCTGAGTGAGATTATAACTGAAAAGACAAATATCCACCTACCTGTAGCAGATGTGAGTCGCATATAGCGCCATTATACAGGACCATTTTACTCTTATATCGCGCCGAATAAAACGCTCGAAGTGCGTGCTCACGCCCTCTCAGCCGGTTCTGATAGCGTGCCTCCCTTAACTACAAACAACTGGCTCAAGTTGAAATGTTCGTTCATTAGATATTGACACTGACCACTGTCAACCCACACAAGCTCTTTAGTACCTTGTGGTAAGCAGTCTAGCTAAATCCGGCTGCAGGGCGCCATAGAGCTCATAGCTGGGCTGGTGTCAAAACTTCTAGGCGCCTTATCACACTTTGTCATCATGCATGACATTAACACATACATAGGAAGTAATACTTACTCGAAAACGTCAATAGAGTCATCATATTCGTTGTTGACCTCAGTCGTTCCTAAGAAAACTTTAATGTCACTGTATGCCAGCTTGTTACACGAAAGGTGGAGGAACGCCACTTGCACATTTTGGAAGGGAAGCTAGAGTTACTGCTATAGTAAGTGTCTTAAAATAATCAAGTCAATCCTTGATTGACGTTATCTTAATCGCAGATTCTATCTATGTTCACAACATTATTTTAACATATCATCTGGGAAATAGTCCCTCCATCTGCGGCTTCAAGCCGATGGCTTGTTCTCTCAAATCGGTGACTGTGGCAATTCATGACATGCTCTCAAAACAGATTGACGCCTGTATGTAGCCAGCACACAAATCTGCAGCGCAGGGCGTACAGCTTATGATTCTCGGACTAGTCGTCCATCGAAATTTCGTCCAGTTTCTTTCTAATCGATAGTTACACTACAAGCTAACTCTCCTTAATCTCTcgagtggaataattattatatggtACTGCGGAACCAATCGACTGAGAACCTTTTCTTCTGCTAATTTCGCGTATATTACCGCTGTGACCGCACGACCATAATGAGCAAATCTTCTAAGGAGACAAGAGTTAGCACGTCTAGCGGTATTTCTCCTTTCACGCGCAATTACCCAGAGAAGAAGTTTTGTCTTCAGACCACGACTTGTCAAAATATGAAGTGTAAAGTTACTCATGTGACGCCAAGCCGAGGTGGCGCCAGGATTTAATGCTGGTTGAAACGTTGTCATGTGCGAAATTACATGCGGGGATTATAAACAATGCTCTAAAGCTTGTTACCACCTAGTTTGCGCTTTGTGCGCGCCAGAAGTTGACACTAAGTTATTGAGTGGTATTAAATTACACATCCTGCAAGTTAAATGGGCGGGAACGTCTATTCATAAGCTACTATTAACTTAATCTTTTGAGGTCATTTCCACCTATAACCATATTACATGCGGGATACTAGAAAAGcctaattaattttgttaaccAGGTTACAGCAACTACCAAATGGCAAACGTGGCGAGTTGTTTCGGCTTTTTTTGGTCGATAATGTTTTCGTACTTTTTTGAAGGGCACGATCCCTTGGCCTTTCGTCTGTTGAGGTCAGTGTGCCCActcacaaaagaaacaaaatatatatttaaataATATGTGAGTAAGATCAAATTAAACTAACACCTAACTTAAATTAACTTAACTTAAACAAAATTATAGCTGTTGAAGAGAGATCTTTTAAGTAATCAGCTCAACTGGAGTTAAGTTTTGTGTTTCAGTACACTCTGAAGTCTTTGGTCGCATCAGCTTAAGTCTTTTCCACAGGAAGGCAAGTAAAGGACAAAACCGTGGTGTAACAATTTCCCGTGGGACTTTCAACATTGCCTTTGCTCACTAAATCGTTCAATGCTTTTATTATAGCTTAAGTAAGTGTGTTAAATTTTACTCTTGAACtctcaaacagaaaaaaagacaaaataggtCTCTTATGcccaaaaatattattatagaaCAAAAATAAAGAGCCTCACAGAACAGAACAAAGTACAGTAACAGGAATACGAATTTGGAATGTAACACTCATTTCAGAGATAAATTGAGCAAGGAAAATATGACGAAAACAATGTCcatacaacaaaatgaaaagaatatgaaaaacacttgacGGATGAAGAGGGCTGTCACGAGATTATAAAAGCAAGAACagccacgaaaaaaaaaaaataataagaacaacaaaaatggcatccgtattaaaaaaaaaacatatttttggGGGGGAAAGAAGCTACGTGTAGTatgattttaaaataaatgttcGGAGGAAAAAACATGGCTCAGCTTCGAGGTGGTGTTATGCCGCATCAACCAAAAACAACTCTTACAaatcaaaaataacattaaataataatcattctaatgataataataatgataataaaaataataataataacacggGATTGCTGCAGAAAACAGCTTTATTGGGAAGAGCAAGGATCTTAAGGAAGGTGTTGGAAAGGTAAAGGAGAAGGAATGACCCCAGACACCTTTGGTCATTGGATATGGCTCGCTCCCTGGGTGTATTGTCAGTTTAACATCCACCAGAGCTTAAGCAATAAGATCATaatcgtaataataataataataacgaaaaaaacacgtACACGGGAAGTCAGTCTTTGAGAACAGAGGTAATACAAAGTTTGCTTTGTGAGGACGCCTAACTGATCTGGTGATCATCCGGTGACCAAAACTTGGCGAAATCGTCAACCCACGTACACTTACGCTATATTAAGCCCAAGGGGGCCTTACTTTTCTTATACCAgatgtttgttctttttttttttttgcatcaatagcTGTTACGGGGATGTCCATCATTTTACGCGACAGGTCAGTATGTGAGAATTATCAACTCCTAATCAAACGGCGCTCTATAATGGCGTTCAGGGTTAAGAGGCGACATGTTACTACCTTTAAGTGGCTACGTAAGGGATTAAAGGAAAGAAGGGCTTAGTTTCTAAAGAGACTGTGATGCCGAGTctgtggggaagtgaaacacaagaatttggtatcaaatgatGGGGGTTAAATTTCCACCCCTTGAAGATTACGAAACTTCGTGAGTCGCCGCAAAATGATTATGAAGCTTCAAAATTTTTTATGGTTATAACTTACccatatcaacttgtttgaaactAAATGTCCGTCCGGGATTAGATCGATTAAAGCGAAATAAAGTGATTTGAAGCGATTTTGCTACCAGAAGAACAAAGCATTATTTATTAAGAGTACCAGAGGGGTTGAAATTTCACGCTTGCAACATAGATGAAGAACTGAATCTGTCTTTTACTCATACGTTTCTCGTTCCACAGCGAAAAAACCATCGTGATGACCAGCTGGTGAAATGAAAGCCCTTAAACTTCCAAAACGAGTGTAATACTTCAATCTTTCACTGCCTGTATTTACTATCACGTACTTCAACGCAATCGCGTTATACATTTTCCTCAGAGGAGCAAGGTCTGAGTTCGAGTCTGTAACGTAAAAAGTTCGTAATGGCGGATCCAGCGAGCACTCGAAGACCTTACAAAGTTTGTAACTCCGAACGGACGAAAACCACAGGTATCGTGGTAGCAAGCCTCGaggaactaaaagaaaaagctAGTTTTAAACTAGCCATAGAACCGGAGAACTGCCGCGTGTTTATAGAGCAAGATGGTACAGAGGTGGATGATAATGAGTACTTTGAGTTTCTTGATGACCAAACGAAGTTTATGATTGTCGCCGATGGCGAGGAGTGGACTCTTGGATCGCAAAGTCAGTAAATGTGACTATGATTTCGCCAATTTAAATCGCTTGTTATTGTGTTCCGAAATTCGTCGCTTGCCAGCCTTAAATAGATCATCTCCGAAGATAGTTCCCAGCCATTCAATCGTTACATCTTAGTAGGCATGCAATTTggattgtctttttttttctttcctgttttgcAAGGCTATCGTAAGGCTCCGCCATAGTCATTTTATCGTGGGCAAGTACAGTGTCCATGCAGGTAATAAATTGTGTTTGGGCTCAATATTATAGTAGTCTCAATAAAAGGAGCTACAACCAAATTTATTGCCTGTATACTTACCGAAAAACTGATACTAGTCAACACAATGAAGAGCAAAGCGTAGCTGTTAACAGCTCAGCTTTGCTCTTCATCGTGTTGATAGTATCAGTTTTTCGGTAAGTATACAGGCAATAAATTTGATCAGTTCACCAGGCTGATTCTTTCAATTTGCGCCTCTGGAAGTATTCAGTGGCGAATATGTAtgtagtttttttcttttttacttctCAGATGCAACTTTACATAGTCAAGGGAGTTATGGGAGTTTTAATGCAAGTTTGGAAAGGAATGAGAGTATGGAGTTTGATGGAACAGATGCTGGGAAAACTGTCGACAGCATTTCACCTGATTTATTACTGAGGATTAAAAATGACCCTGCATTTTTTATCTCATTTTCTGATGAAAGCCTTCAAGATGTTATTAACTTTGATGGAGGTGAGTTTGCGATAGCTCTTGGAAAGAGTGCAGCTGAAGCTGAACACAAGCAAGAGGCATGTCAACATGAACTGGACAGACGCACAGAGTTCAGGGAAGCTACTCAGCTCCtaaaattattagaaaaagCTCAGAAAAGTGAGAATACTGTGGGCAATAAGAGACAAAGGACAGCACCTGAGCAATGATGTGTAGGAGGTCATCATGTAAATGCTACAtataaaggcaaaaaaaaatgattaataaTGATTACTTCAATGAACAGTTTCATTTCCCTCTGTTGTCAATGATTGCAAGAGTCCATGTCATGAGTGATTGGAAGCTGCAAGTACAAGTAAATAACATGTACTGTAGACTTTGTCAGAAACACTGAAATGTTTATGCTGCAAAGTTCACATGTGAATCACATTTGTTCATTCTTCCTTGGTCTGAAACTCGAAAATGTTTGATTGGAATCTTGAGCCTTAGACTGTGAGTAGTCTTCACGTTTGGCTAGGCACgaaaaagcaagtaaaataCTGGTGCTCATGTGAGACTCAGATATAACATCCTCTGAGTCTTCTGCAGCACATATATTATGTCCTTCctcatttttttttgccaaaattagagactacttgAACTCTACTTAAGTCTCTATTAAGAAACATTGGTTGTAGAttgcattaaaattaatgaacaatAATACTTACCGGTACTTCTATTTTTGATTCAGAATGGAGCCACTGTACccatagaaaaaaataaatctaATGGTCTATATTCATACATTTATGAAGGTTGATGAACTCTTAGCCCCAACTACTACCATTTAAAGGGTTGAGTTGACATCAGTCTGTTCAAAGAGAGTGAAGTATTGAATACAAAATTTCAATACATATGCAGACATTGCACATGGAAATCATCAATTTGATATTATGGACCGGAGCACATAATGTGGCATTACAATGATGATTAGTTTTACTGTATCTTGGCATTTGCCAAAAGAAATATCTTTAACCCACCTGGCCTGATAAAATTAATGGAAGCATGAAGAGCATGACATCAATCATGATGATCACTACAACATTTGGAAAGGAAGCTATTTAAAACTGAGTTTATTTTGGATTGCAAAATAATGGGAACCCTGCCAATGGTAAAGATTTCAACAGCCACTTTAAATACATTTTACAAAGAAGTAGCTTATGCCTGCATCTTGTCTCTCTAATCTAATCTGGAGACTGTGCATGCCTAAGCAAGATTTGTAACCAAGTTGGCTCTTTTGAAAAGTAAAATACTGTTACATGATTGTATCTCAAGAAATCAAAGAGAACACTGCACGATGGATTAGTCCACATCTGTAATGACTAAGGCTGCTGGCTTTTTGCTTTAGTAATGATCTGGTCCAAATTCTGGAGCTCTCTGGATGTCCTTTTCAATATATTCTATGTCAAAGGGCTGCAAACCTAGGTTAGGTTTTCGCTTCAATTCCAAGCTAAAAAATACTGATCAAGGAAAAGGCCAATCAAAAAAATGTGAAGTAGCATTTACACAATGCATTGATGATACATATGCATGATTCATAAAGGGgtcatgataattattatgaaatgtTGAGATTTTGCTTAATGACAATAGAGTTCCCTATCCAGATTACTCCTTGATGAGGCAAAAACCTAGAAAACAAAACCATTAATTTAAATGAATCTTTTAAAGGATGTAAAAAGTCATCTGGAAACATTTGTTTGAAGAAGCAACAAACAGAAGGTATTCTACTGTATGTACCATGTCATGGACCTGGTGTTGGTTTAGCAAGTGTTCATTTGCATGAAATAAACAATCCATTTTCTGCAAATAAAGCAACCATAGTCACCACGCACGTCTGTCAcacgggaggttgtgagttcgactccggccggaccatcactcagggtcttaaaataactgagtagaaagtgctgcctttgtaattacatcagcaaatggcaagactttcaagtcctctcagataaggactattAACCGTAGGTCCTGTCTTtcaaataccttccatgtttataagttcaatgtgggacgttaaagaacccacacactattcgaaaagagtagtgCATGAAGTTCCTGGTGTTATGGCTGTCCTTTGCGAGGGTatgggtggggtgggtgaggtcaaATATGGACTGACAGCCGCTGCCTGGAGCGCCTTTACATGCTGACGTCCGACCTCATACCACAAAGTCTGAAATGATAATGTAAAGTCGACACGTTTGCTGTCCACTCACCCTGTAGAGACCTATAGAGACCTATAGTCAATGGTACTTAAAAATAAGAGCACAGACTATACTTTGGGCATCACGTGGCTTTCatcaagtgaaagaaatgatGCACAATCTTCGCATTCTGCTATGAAACTTATTGAATTAAAGAAGAATGGAAAATATCTTAGCCATCTGTGATTTCAGACATGCCTAtttaaaatgaggaaaaaaaagacgaTTCATTTCAGATGTTTGATCATTCCTTTGTCAGACATTACGTAAATGACCTCTTGGGACAAAAGATTGTGCTCTTCTAAGACCTAATTACCTGATCAGCAAGGTCAAATTATCTAAAATAAAATGGCATTAATTGCTGTACAATAGACGTTTTGTTGCATATTCTTGGACTCTAACAGAATGCCTgtgtttaccttttttttcttttcatttttgaatcCTAAAAATAAAACGCCACAAAGGATACTAAGCATCGCATCTTTCACGCATTAAACGCAAGTGTTCATTTCTTTTCTGTTGCTCTGTTTCTGGGTCTGGCATCAGATACTCTATCATAAGTCTTGTTATTAAGGGCTAAAAGTGAAAGTATTCCAACAATCTACTGTAAGAAGTTATTAAACACTACAGTAATAATCTCTTACACTCTCTGCTTTCCACAGTTAGGAACTTATACGAAGATTTACATCTTACAAACTGATACATGCAACGCTTACACTTTTGCTACACATTATCGTCTCTTTAAATCGTTCACATGGTTCACCATCCACACCCATGTTAGTACAAAAGGAAAAACCGAAAACATGTACACATCAAAAAAGTTAAAGCAAACAAAAGTTTATATGCCATAAAAGAGTAATGCTAAAGACCAAAAGTATTTAAATCAAGCTCTGTGAGAAAGATCAACCACTATTAACTTGAGGTGGCTCCATATAGGTTTTTTGTGTGCAAGGAATACGTACAAATGGCACAAGCACACAAGTGtaaaaaacaagccaagcatctctatcatTAGTTGCCAATTAGCACCAACATTTAATATGTAGGTTCCAAAAGAGTCTTCCATATTGTAGTCTAACGCtgtaagtttttattattatatgcagatgtgatattcaaacctttgtaaaatagtatGTAGAGCCACTTTAAGCTGTGTAGGGGGAACTTATTCTAATAGTCGGAATGCCTTATTATATTATAATATGACTATCATTATTTACACTGAGAATTTTCTATTTAATTAAATTACATTGGAATACGCATAACAAAAAAGTGCACACACATCCTTCATCCTGTGCTAAAGTGTACAGTGTACAGAAAAAACACTACAATATTAGGCAAAAAGATTACTCACATCTCTGGTGCCTGTCTCATCTGGTTCCTCTGTaaaaatcaaaattgagtacataacaaaagttaatttctatttttacaattttttttttttttttaatttttattaccgacttttgcttttgaaatattctacaactatcccccaaaggggaggtgaatagtggtggatatatagcCAGTAGCTTCTATTACGCTTCTGAAACCATGTActgtatgtaaacatggtttaAATAGACAACACCAAAGACAACCAAGCTTCTACATGCCATGAGGCACGAGAGGGACAGGTAACAGCTAATAACCAATTAAACATATTTATACATGTATTCAAAGATAATATAAAATGGTCCTTAATAATATCAAATACTGAACAAAGCTTGGGTAGGCCTTCAGGCAATCTGCAatcttttgctttgaattcatcaaatttaaatgTCTCCACCATGATTTATCAAGTTGAACCCAAAATAATTGTGGAATCAGTGGGATATGTAACATGAAATCAAGGCTAGCAATCAAATTCACCAACCCCTATGAGTGGTGATCAAATGCACTGCCCCGGGAAGACTACCTAAGATGATCAAATTCCCTCCCTCCTGGGCAGGAAAAAGCGTGAGGTACTTGGGGTATGCCCTGGTGGAGGAAGGAAGTGCTGAAGCTCCAATTTGACTGGTAGTCATACAGTGTAataatatcaatttttttttctaccaaGAACATGAATTTTACAATTCTCttaacaatgataattatgGTTAATTCTACCTCAGCAGCTACCTTCAAAAAGGCACTCAAGGCATTCTTTTCCAACAGTTAACTATTGAGAATCTCATacatatttcaatttatttcccTTGTCTCAAATTGGTTGAaaccttgtaaatttttcacaACTTAATATTCAATGTACATGCTTGTAATGTATGTCATCAAAAAGCTAGTTGGTTG is a genomic window of Acropora muricata isolate sample 2 chromosome 8, ASM3666990v1, whole genome shotgun sequence containing:
- the LOC136924783 gene encoding uncharacterized protein isoform X1 — encoded protein: MAACGGRLLRTSRLGQISHARIRITQPRRNITSSGAEKQGSLLRRVITDWKTPSIMFLTGVAGCLFYERFIEEPDETGTRDPLITRLMIEYLMPDPETEQQKRNEHLRLMRERCDAYLELKRKPNLGLQPFDIEYIEKDIQRAPEFGPDHY
- the LOC136924782 gene encoding DNA fragmentation factor subunit alpha-like, whose protein sequence is MADPASTRRPYKVCNSERTKTTGIVVASLEELKEKASFKLAIEPENCRVFIEQDGTEVDDNEYFEFLDDQTKFMIVADGEEWTLGSQNATLHSQGSYGSFNASLERNESMEFDGTDAGKTVDSISPDLLLRIKNDPAFFISFSDESLQDVINFDGGEFAIALGKSAAEAEHKQEACQHELDRRTEFREATQLLKLLEKAQKSENTVGNKRQRTAPEQ
- the LOC136924783 gene encoding uncharacterized protein isoform X2, which produces MAPNFLALATTLENLGARWLLAKKVNCVPWSIMFLTGVAGCLFYERFIEEPDETGTRDPLITRLMIEYLMPDPETEQQKRNEHLRLMRERCDAYLELKRKPNLGLQPFDIEYIEKDIQRAPEFGPDHY